Part of the Juglans regia cultivar Chandler chromosome 14, Walnut 2.0, whole genome shotgun sequence genome, ttttttagaCGTGCGAGGGGGTGGGTTGTCAATGCCACGAACAGAAATTAAAATGATCGACAGCCAATCGGCAAATTAGAAGAGCATTTAAACCTATTGGAGCAAAAAGGGTCCTCCAAAATTTGCAGATTACTCAAGTTGTAAACCAACCTAACAAAATCATGCCAAAGTAAAAATATgcagcatttatatatatatatatatatatatatatatatatatctataaccacGAAAACTTTTTGCTCGTGGTATAAACTGAACGGCAAACTAATATATGATGGAGGGCTTTTCTAATCTATAAAATAGGTcccttttaatttgtttaattcaaacattttttacaatttagaAAGAGATTGACACAATTTGTAGACTCCACAgcattatagtattatacctcAGCATTAATTACAGTGAGATTCACATATTGTGTCTATATCTTTTCGAATTGtaacaaatattttgataaaaaaatatgtagaaaatcATCATCCGAGAAAAGCATATCTTAATAATAAAgataatactagatacagtctTGAAGTATGCAATCTCTAcgtactctttttgaaaaaaataataattattaaaaaaataatttttcacgTGTTTCTTAGATTTATCTATCCTTTTAAAAGAAGTCTACTAAACTTGCAGACTGCAAATATCATGTGTTTGATATCAAATTAGCAGTCCATGGCGTGCGTCTAAATTCCCCTGATAACCAAATGGTCATAGTTGtcctatcaaaacaaaataataataataataataataataataataataataatagaataaatatagatataagtcATTATTGagagtatctattttatatacatgatgtgacatcatctaGATCATACATctccccaagtgagtgttgagaataatcaactagaagcagccacgcaataagtacaaaatatgtattattataataacttctttctaatattactcataataataataataataataataataataataataatagtcatAGTTGTTTGGAAGTCAAAGGACAACGCATATCCTTAGCTGGAAACTCGCCAAGACAGAATTGGTTTACAATGAGGTATCCCACTCTACCTAGACGTGGTTCCGACCAGCACCACACCAATTAGGTATTCTTTAGTTAAATAAGCATCACAAACAACCTTAACTAATTAGCAATCTCTCTCCCAGACAAGAGTTCACTTTTCAActtccctctcttcttctcttcctgtCTGTTACACCAACCGTCACGCCAACAAAGTTTGAGGCATCCCACCTCACCCCACAACCATATCAAAGACAACGAACGCCACCACCCAGCCTCCATTCCTTCAACAACACTCAGCATTCAAATCATTAGAGATGACACTCGAAGCATTAGCTGCCTTTGGATCCAAGCTTCTAAACCCATGCAGAAAATTCCTTCtagtcttcaaatttagaaTCAGAAAACCAGTCTTTATAAGAGCCCTTCGAGCTCGTCCTCGCCGTACCAAAGCAGAGAAAAGTCCACCAAAGAATCGAATAACTGCATTACTAACAGGCTACCGCCCAATTAGGAAGTCAAAAGAGATGGAAAGAGTAAGGGAGCTTTCAAATGGACATAGTGGAGGGCGGGAAGGACAGCTCTTTCCATCACCTATCACCCCGGCTTATGTGAAGGCTACAA contains:
- the LOC108996907 gene encoding transcription repressor OFP17-like, encoding MTLEALAAFGSKLLNPCRKFLLVFKFRIRKPVFIRALRARPRRTKAEKSPPKNRITALLTGYRPIRKSKEMERVRELSNGHSGGREGQLFPSPITPAYVKATRAGKREASGDEDVEDACRSFENYLVEMIAEEGKVRDLMDVEELLQCWKSLKSPVFIDLVCRFYGELCKDLFSTKDEKSDSP